In the Gossypium arboreum isolate Shixiya-1 chromosome 10, ASM2569848v2, whole genome shotgun sequence genome, one interval contains:
- the LOC108489725 gene encoding cationic amino acid transporter 7, chloroplastic-like isoform X1 → METHSSSSSFSTLQSYLKALAQTPRRLARRAPSVSSSYEELSRVKARSGSDMQRTLRWFDLVGLGIGGMVGAGVFVTTGRASRLYAGPAIVVSYAIAGLCALLSAFCYTEFAVHMPVAGGAFSYLRITFGEFAAFLTGANLITEYVMSNAAVSRGLTSYMGAAMGISTTKWRFILPLFPNGFNEIDLVAPAIVLILTLVICYSTRESSVVNMILTTLHILFIAFLILMGLWKGDWNNFTHPGNPQHPSGFFPYGASGVFNGAAMVYLSYIGYDAVSTMAEEVRDPVKDIPIGVSGSVIIVTILYCLMAASMSMLLPYDMIDVEAPFSAAFSGRSELVARVIGVGASFGILTSLLVAMLGQARYMCVIGRSNVVPAWFAGVHPKTSTPVNASAFLGIFTAAIALFTDLNILLNLVSIGTLFVFYMVSNAVIYRRYVMVGTTKPWPTLSFLCLFSLTSTIFTLVWHFTPPGKPKPFLLGACVVIAISILQVFHCMVPQARKPAFWGVPFMPWLPSISIFLNVFLLGSLDGPSYVRFGFFSALAVLVYVLYSVHASFDAEIDGSMGQKNVEIVEESKQSEEEEDPSQKV, encoded by the exons ATGGAAACCCACTCTTCCTCTTCCTCTTTCTCTACCCTCCAATCTTACCTAAAAGCCTTGGCCCAAACCCCACGTCGCTTGGCTCGCCGTGCCCCCTCTGTTTCTTCCTCATATGAAGAACTGAGTCGGGTCAAGGCCCGTTCCGGCTCCGACATGCAACGGACCCTCCGTTGGTTTGATTTGGTTGGGCTGGGAATCGGAGGTATGGTCGGAGCCGGTGTGTTTGTCACCACTGGCAGAGCTAGCCGACTCTACGCTGGCCCTGCCATCGTTGTCTCATACGCCATTGCTGGCCTCTGTGCCCTCCTCTCCGCCTTCTGCTACACAGAATTCGCCGTCCATATGCCCGTCGCCGGCGGTGCTTTCAGCTACCTTCGAATCACCTTTGGGGAGTTCGCCGCGTTCTTGACGGGAGCCAACCTAATAACCGAATATGTCATGTCAAACGCCGCCGTTTCCAGGGGGTTGACCTCCTATATGGGCGCCGCAATGGGTATCTCCACCACGAAATGGAGGTTCATACTTCCATTATTCCCAAATGGGTTCAATGAAATCGACCTCGTAGCTCCGGCCATCGTACTAATCCTCACACTCGTCATCTGTTACAGCACGAGAGAAAGCTCAGTCGTCAACATGATACTCACCACATTACACATCCTCTTCATAGCTTTCCTAATATTAATGGGGCTTTGGAAAGGAGATTGGAACAATTTCACACACCCAGGGAATCCCCAGCATCCGTCGGGTTTCTTCCCCTACGGTGCCTCCGGTGTCTTCAATGGGGCAGCCATGGTATACTTGAGTTACATAGGATACGACGCCGTATCAACCATGGCCGAGGAAGTTCGCGATCCCGTTAAAGATATCCCAATCGGGGTTTCAGGCTCCGTCATCATCGTCACCATTCTTTACTGCCTCATGGCCGCTTCCATGTCCATGTTACTCCCTTACGACATg ATCGATGTGGAGGCGCCGTTTTCGGCGGCGTTCAGTGGGAGATCGGAATTGGTGGCGAGGGTAATAGGGGTGGGGGCCAGCTTCGGGATATTGACATCGCTGTTAGTGGCGATGCTGGGACAGGCTCGGTACATGTGCGTCATCGGACGGTCTAACGTGGTCCCGGCCTGGTTCGCTGGGGTCCACCCCAAAACATCGACCCCTGTGAACGCCTCCGCCTTTCTTG GAATTTTCACAGCTGCAATTGCCCTTTTCACTGATCTAAACATCCTCCTCAACCTAGTTTCCATCGGCACTCTCTTTGTGTTCTACATGGTATCCAATGCTGTCATCTACAGGCGATATGTTATGGTTGGGACAACAAAGCCATGGCCTACTTTATCCTTCCTATGCTTATTCTCCCTCACATCCACCATTTTCACCCTCGTGTGGCATTTTACGCCACCAGGCAAGCCTAAGCCCTTCTTGCTTGGTGCTTGTGTTGTGATTGCCATTTCCATATTACAAGTTTTCCATTGTATGGTACCACAAGCAAGGAAGCCTGCATTTTGGGGTGTCCCTTTCATGCCTTGGTTACCATCCATATCCATCTTCTTGAATGTTTTCTTGTTGGGGTCTCTAGACGGACCGTCATACGTCCGGTTCGGGTTTTTTTCGGCTTTGGCGGTGCTGGTATATGTATTGTACAGTGTTCATGCTAGTTTCGATGCTGAAATAGACGGGTCTATGGGTCAAAAGAATGTTGAAATTGTAGAAGAATCAAAACAAAGTGAAGAAGAAGAGGACCCTAGTCAAAAAGTTTAA
- the LOC108489725 gene encoding cationic amino acid transporter 7, chloroplastic-like isoform X2, which produces METHSSSSSFSTLQSYLKALAQTPRRLARRAPSVSSSYEELSRVKARSGSDMQRTLRWFDLVGLGIGGMVGAGVFVTTGRASRLYAGPAIVVSYAIAGLCALLSAFCYTEFAVHMPVAGGAFSYLRITFGEFAAFLTGANLITEYVMSNAAVSRGLTSYMGAAMGISTTKWRFILPLFPNGFNEIDLVAPAIVLILTLVICYSTRESSVVNMILTTLHILFIAFLILMGLWKGDWNNFTHPGNPQHPSGFFPYGASGVFNGAAMVYLSYIGYDAVSTMAEEVRDPVKDIPIGVSGSVIIVTILYCLMAASMSMLLPYDMIDVEAPFSAAFSGRSELVARVIGVGASFGILTSLLVAMLGQARYMCVIGRSNVVPAWFAGVHPKTSTPVNASAFLVGKWGPHLNRFGSG; this is translated from the exons ATGGAAACCCACTCTTCCTCTTCCTCTTTCTCTACCCTCCAATCTTACCTAAAAGCCTTGGCCCAAACCCCACGTCGCTTGGCTCGCCGTGCCCCCTCTGTTTCTTCCTCATATGAAGAACTGAGTCGGGTCAAGGCCCGTTCCGGCTCCGACATGCAACGGACCCTCCGTTGGTTTGATTTGGTTGGGCTGGGAATCGGAGGTATGGTCGGAGCCGGTGTGTTTGTCACCACTGGCAGAGCTAGCCGACTCTACGCTGGCCCTGCCATCGTTGTCTCATACGCCATTGCTGGCCTCTGTGCCCTCCTCTCCGCCTTCTGCTACACAGAATTCGCCGTCCATATGCCCGTCGCCGGCGGTGCTTTCAGCTACCTTCGAATCACCTTTGGGGAGTTCGCCGCGTTCTTGACGGGAGCCAACCTAATAACCGAATATGTCATGTCAAACGCCGCCGTTTCCAGGGGGTTGACCTCCTATATGGGCGCCGCAATGGGTATCTCCACCACGAAATGGAGGTTCATACTTCCATTATTCCCAAATGGGTTCAATGAAATCGACCTCGTAGCTCCGGCCATCGTACTAATCCTCACACTCGTCATCTGTTACAGCACGAGAGAAAGCTCAGTCGTCAACATGATACTCACCACATTACACATCCTCTTCATAGCTTTCCTAATATTAATGGGGCTTTGGAAAGGAGATTGGAACAATTTCACACACCCAGGGAATCCCCAGCATCCGTCGGGTTTCTTCCCCTACGGTGCCTCCGGTGTCTTCAATGGGGCAGCCATGGTATACTTGAGTTACATAGGATACGACGCCGTATCAACCATGGCCGAGGAAGTTCGCGATCCCGTTAAAGATATCCCAATCGGGGTTTCAGGCTCCGTCATCATCGTCACCATTCTTTACTGCCTCATGGCCGCTTCCATGTCCATGTTACTCCCTTACGACATg ATCGATGTGGAGGCGCCGTTTTCGGCGGCGTTCAGTGGGAGATCGGAATTGGTGGCGAGGGTAATAGGGGTGGGGGCCAGCTTCGGGATATTGACATCGCTGTTAGTGGCGATGCTGGGACAGGCTCGGTACATGTGCGTCATCGGACGGTCTAACGTGGTCCCGGCCTGGTTCGCTGGGGTCCACCCCAAAACATCGACCCCTGTGAACGCCTCCGCCTTTCTTG TTGGGAAGTGGGGGCCCCACTTGAACCGTTTCGGTTCAGGGTGA